The proteins below are encoded in one region of Phaseolus vulgaris cultivar G19833 chromosome 1, P. vulgaris v2.0, whole genome shotgun sequence:
- the LOC137813421 gene encoding actin-related protein 2, which translates to MDSRNVVVCDNGTGYVKCGFSGENFPTSVFPCVVGRPMLRYEESLTEQELKDIVVGESCADLRHQLDVSYPVNNGIVQNWDDMCHVWDHAFYNELKINPPDCKILLTDPPLNPSKNREKMVEMMFEKYNFAGLFIQIQAVLTLYAQGLLTGLVIDSGDGVTHVVPVVDGYSFPHLTKRMNVAGRHITSYLVDLLSRRGYALNRTADFETVREIKEKLCYTSYNYKREYQLGLETTILVKNYTLPDGRVIKVGTERFQAPEALFTPELIDVEGDGMADMVFRCIQEMDIDNRMMLYQHIVLSGGSTMYPGLPSRLEKEILDRYLDVVLKGNRDGLKKLRLRIEDPPRRKHMVYLGGAVLAGIMKDAPEFWINRENYLEEGIACLSRCGQA; encoded by the exons ATGGACAGCCGAAACGTTGTTGTTTGCGACAATGGAACCGGA TATGTGAAGTGTGGATTTTCTGGGGAGAATTTCCCCACATCGGTCTTTCCTTGTGTAGTGGGAAGGCCAATGCTCCGTTACGAAGAATCACTTACCGAACAAGAGCTTAAG gATATTGTTGTTGGCGAAAGCTGTGCAGATTTGCGACATCAGCTTGATGTATCTTATCCTGTGAACAACGGGATAGTGCAAAATTGGGATGATATGTGTCATGTATGGGATCATGCATTTTACAATGAATTGAAG ATTAATCCTCCAGACTGCAAGATTCTACTCACCGATCCGCCTCTTAATCCTTCCAAGAATCGGGAAAAAATG GTTGAGATGATGTTTGAGAAGTACAATTTTGCAGGATTGTTTATCCAAATTCAAGCTGTTCTGACATTATATGCTCAAG GTTTGTTGACTGGATTAGTTATTGACTCCGGTGATGGTGTCACCCATGTG GTTCCTGTTGTTGATGGCTATTCTTTCCCTCATCTAACTAAACGAATGAATGTTGCTGGTCGACATATAACCTCCTATCTTGTTGATTTGCTTTCAAGGAGGGG GTATGCATTAAATAGGACTGCTGATTTTGAGACTGTTAGGGAAATCAAAGAGAAGCTATGCTATACAAG TTACAACTACAAGAGGGAATACCAGTTGGGGCTTGAGACCACCATCCTTGTTAAAAATTATACT CTTCCGGATGGAAGGGTCATTAAAGTAGGCACCGAAAGGTTCCAAGCTCCTGAGGCTCTTTTCACTCCG GAACTTATAGACGTAGAAGGTGATGGAATGGCTGACATGGTTTTTCGCTGCATTCAGGAAATGGATATTGACAATCGGATGATG CTATATCAACACATAGTTTTAAGTGGAGGGAGCACCATGTATCCTGGATTACCAAGCCG ATTGGAAAAGGAAATACTTGATCGTTATCTTGATGTTGTCCTGAAGGGTAACAGAGATGGATTGAAG AAATTACGACTAAGAATAGAGGATCCACCACGCAGGAAGCACATGGTGTACCTTGGCGGCGCTGTACTAGCAGGAATAATGAAG GATGCACCAGAGTTTTGGATTAACAGGGAAAATTATCTAGAAGAAGGAATTGCTTGCTTGAGCAGGTGTGGCCAGGCATGA